TGTTATGCGTATCTACTTCTATTATACGCCAGAAAATAAGAAAAGACAAAAAATTCTACTTACATTATCTTACTTTATTATCATGTGGATTTTTGAATCATTATGGCCATAGTGGTACCAGACATTAACTTGAAGCTCTTTCTACCGGCATCGAACAACATCTAAAAGAACCGCCTGATTTGATAATTTCTGAGAAGTCGACTTCGATGACGTTGAAGCCGTGATTGCGCATTTGTTGATTCACTTCGGTATTTTGCGGTAAGCTAAACACTTTTTTATTTCCAATAGAAAGGACATTCGTGCCCAATGTAAACTGTTCTTCTTCCGATACTTCAATAAGCTTGTATTTCTTTTCTAACATGTCTACTGTCTCTTTATCGAGTGCTGGCGGAAAAATTAGGCCGATTTTTGGCGAAAGTATATTAAATACACAATCTAGATGCAGGTATTTTTCATCGAACGGGATTGGAATCACTTGATGGTATGGAAGCTTAGTATCCAATTCTTGAATCGCTTCTTTGCTCGTTCGGCTACTGACGCCGGCATAGACGGTGTTGCGGTCGATGATCACGTCGCCGCCTTCGATTTTATTCGCACGCAGCTTCTGAAATAATATATTAGATGATTTTAACCACTGTTCTAATGCATCCTCTTCACCCTCACGAATTTCCCTGGCCATTTCAGCGACAAAAACATCATCACCAAGCGTGAATCCAATATCACGTGTGAAAACTTGTTCCGGGAATTGTTCGGAAGCAGGTAAACGTATCACTTCTAC
This window of the Sporosarcina pasteurii genome carries:
- a CDS encoding dimethylarginine dimethylaminohydrolase family protein, which encodes MNSRLEQDLETGCWSEYDTLHRVIVCEPTYMEIQEVINDVQKEYEDENINKRIAKEQHEEFVKKLEEHGVEVIRLPASEQFPEQVFTRDIGFTLGDDVFVAEMAREIREGEEDALEQWLKSSNILFQKLRANKIEGGDVIIDRNTVYAGVSSRTSKEAIQELDTKLPYHQVIPIPFDEKYLHLDCVFNILSPKIGLIFPPALDKETVDMLEKKYKLIEVSEEEQFTLGTNVLSIGNKKVFSLPQNTEVNQQMRNHGFNVIEVDFSEIIKSGGSFRCCSMPVERASS